Within Tenebrio molitor chromosome 3, icTenMoli1.1, whole genome shotgun sequence, the genomic segment GTCAAGCTGACTTGAGCAACTTGACTCAGTAACGTACAAATCGCAGCGTCCATTTCTAGAATCTCACAGTAGAGGGCCAGTCGTTTTGTGTCGCTGATGCTCATGGACGGGTTGCAAATGCATCTGAACAACACCTTAACTAAGCCAAAATCTTGCAACTTGTAACTTAAGCGGTCTTCGTTCAAGTTGAACAAGCTTAAAAGCAAGTTGGCGATGCTTTTGACGAGAGATGGCGTCACCACTGACACGTTGTTGTTGTTCGAACTGGTCTTACTACTCGACGAGTCGTCGTAGCATTGTACGTTAAATTCCAGCAAGTTGGTGGCACTTTTCGTGTCAAAATCGGCAACATTGGTAGTGTAGAGTCTGCTCAAGACAACCACCAAGTTCCTGTAGAACTGGTACTCCTCCAAGAGATCAAAAACGGTACTAACTTCGTCTTTACCCTTTCTCATGGTGTCTGGCACGAGACTGGTAATTATGATCGACTTGCTCGACTGATTTACAGTGTGTCCCATTAAATTCGCCAACAAGAAAGCGCCATTCTCCCTGACTATACTAGCTTCGTCGTGGTCCATCAACACGCCCAAGGCCAAATTCCACACGCCTCGACGTTCTTTTTTCAATTCTGCAACAATTCAGTCAAGATTGAGTTTCCCACGTCGGTACGATCGAACCGTTGACGATATTTATGGCGAGCAGAGGCGACGTTGCCAATCCTGCGAACAACTGCAACGCTCCGGCGCGCACCAAGACGTCTCTGCAGGACCACAACACCAAAAAACTCTTCAACCACTCTGCTTCCTCGACCTCCACGAAGCATCGTTcccaatttttcattttggagTTGTGCATCTCGGCCAACAGATGGTTCAGTATCAGGACGACGTGGCGCGTTATGCTGAGCCCCATCAGCGAGACGGTCGCGGTGGGGCCCTTGCCGCAGTGAAACACCACGACTATTTCGCACAAGGAGGCGACCAGTTGGAACAAGATTCTTTTGGGGGGTTGTTCGGGTTTGGTGCCCGTCCACCCCAAACTGGCGGTCAGGTGCACCAAACATGCCAGTAACGAGTCCAGATAAGCTGtaaaaccgaaaaaacatgaaaaaaatgtcaaatttcgaTTCTGTCACATTTGACATGAATGACAGTTGTACAGCCAGCTGCGATTGTGACTTACCCAAGTTGTAAAAATGGGTGCTGTCGTTGAATTTTAAACTGTCGGTGATTATGGCGATGACGTTGCCCCAAGGTGGTATTTCTACTTGTGACACTCGAGGGTTGGCGCAGATGTAATAGTCTAGGAAGTGTTGTTCCTGTGAGGCGCACAAGGTAACGAGGTTCAACAGGTCTTGGCTCAGGGCTTTGAATTCTTCGTTTGCAGATGGTTCCACGGTTATTAGGTCGAGGAGGCAGTTCGAGGGGTTCTTCAATATTTGGGGCAACCAGAAAGAACCCTCTACAAGCAGAAGTAACAGTTGGTGGTCAAAcatcaaatgacattttaatataataaaaatggaaaattgcaactttaaaatgtgtaaaatacTCGACTTTATGGGTAAATAATATGCAAATTCGATAAACTGAATTATTATCAGCAGGAAGACAAGTAATTCCCCTACGTAACCTACGTGAATTACGTTGTCGCGGGTTGGCAAACATGACGGCCAGCGCTATCTTGATCATCACGTAAATGATTCGTGGAACGCTCGAAGGTACTTTCTTTGTCAAAAATTACCAAATAATTGTGATAAAATAGCTGTGAtgtgatattttttctaattgttCCGTAACATCTAGTCAAGTAAATATTATCGCGAACTGAATATGATGGTGAACTGGTACGCCGTCGGTTTAGCCGTTGcgttcatttatattttaccaAAACGATTAATCGCCcgaaaaataatgaattactACAAATACGGAGCGCTGATGGTGCCCCCGAAGACTGTCATAGTAATTTTGGACGACATAGGTGagtgacataacctcaaattttcaCACCCACTCGAGCCCACATTTTCAGGGATGAACTACGAGAAGGCCCGAACGCACGCCAAAAAGGGCGCCAGAATAATAATCGGCGGCCAAAATCGCGACAAAATGCTGACGGCGAAGAAGGAACTGTCCCGTTCGACGAAAAACCGAGACATCGTCACGATCCCCGTGAACCGCCACGACCGAACCTCGATGAAAACCTTCGCCGAGTACGTGATGAAATCGGAAGTCGCCATCGACGCGATGATAAACAATCGCGGCTCAGAACTGACCGATCTGGACatcattttcaaaactcaGGAACTGGCAAAGGAACGTTTCGAAAACCACTGCCTCAACTTTCTACACCACCTACCTGAGGACTTGTAGAACGGAACCAGATGTCTTAGGAATTTCAAAACGTTACTCAAAAGCTTGGCGTCCTCCTCGCTGGACGgcaagattttcaaaaatcgcGAAAACGTAGCCTCCCAAGGGTGCGCCAGGAAACCGTCTTGTTTACACGTGGCGTTGCGCAAGTGCAGGTACCTTAAACGCGCAATTTTATACAAAACGACAATAAACCAATGCAACTTACGTCGTCAGTTTATTGATACAATCGATCACGGTCTCATGCATCGTTCCATTTTGTACATCAGTCAGATATTTTCTGACGTAATAGTCGATACTGGACGCTTTGAGACTGCACAAATCGTAGTTTCTCAGTTTCAAAATGTCCACGATGCTATTCTGGCTGTAATCGATTTCGCTCCACGAGAGCAGCTCGTCCAAGCCCCCAAACATCTCCAAATTCCACTGGATTTGAATCGAGCTTAAGCAACACCTGTCAGACGTGAGCAACTCGACTAAACTACCCTCGTAATATTCACTTATCTCCCAATGCGTATTGCAAGAAAACGGTACTTGTAGTTTCTGCGTCAGCAGATACGGTATCGAAAAATTCGCTTTTGAAGGTGTCCCATTGATAAAATCGTTGAAGATCAACAGAAACAACAGACAAACAGCGTCGTGTTTCGCCTTGTCTTCGGTAAAAAACATGAATACACCTGAAACATCACACGGAAATTGCCGAACAGTCGATTATAGTACTTCCCCACTTCTCAAAACGTTGTAGTAGACTTGCTCGTCGTTACAGAGCGTCTGTCTCGCGCTGGCTTGAAACAGACAAACACTTTTCAGGATGCTGATCGCGGGAATCACCGAGTCCGGATAGTCGTTGAAGTTCTTCTCGACGAGCGCCGACTCCATCACGCTCGAGACAACCTCCAGGCCGTCGTTGGCGAGAAACGTGGCGTGCAACAGGGGGTCCTCCATCATGACGCTGATCTGCGTCAGCGCAGACCTCCGGATCACCGGTTCGACGTTCGACGATTTCAACAGGTCGAGGACTTGTTGCAGGCTGCTCGGCTACAATCCCAATGCACGAAAATTCGACAGTTTACCGGTCGTACCTGATAGAAGTGCTGCGTCGTCCTGTTCTTGTTCACATCCAGGAGTCGCTGGATTTGGCAGGCGTTGGGCAAAGCCTTGTCGTGCAAGTTGTTGAGTCTCGGCAGCATCTCCCTGGAGTCGGTTTGCGACGCCAGCAGCCAGCAGAGCCGCGAGAACGCCTCCTCTCGCGTGGCGGACTCGTACCCGAACAAAATGTGGACGTTGCCTTTGATGACCTGCTCGAGCAGTCGCAgcaaaacaaacaacaacacTTTCGATggtttacctcgatttttggTAAGTGTAGAGACTGGGCGGTGTCTGGATCGGAGATATTAAGCAGACACCTGCCCAGAGAAGAAGTTTTGTCGGAGTGGCACAGCAAGATCGGCAACGCTCCGATCAAAGCTTCCacaattttgttccaaatCTCGTCGGAAACGAGTATTTTACACTTGATTATGTGGATCAAAATGTCTTCGGAGTGGTTACGAATCTTGAAAAAATCTAGATTGATGGGAAGAACGGTACGTCTCGGCTTGAGCCTACCTGAGAGTTGTCACTTGTCAAGCCGTGACAAGCCATTTCTACCAGAATTTTGCACCTGCACAGGAACAAAATCTGGGAGCCGGGAACCCCCGCACCAGAGGCGTTCAATCTGGGGCCGATCGCCGCGACCACTCTTTTCTGACACAACCTGTAAGTCTCTTCTCTCACGCTATCCAGATTGTGACTGAGAAGCTTCAAAATCACGACTGGAACACACCGATTAGTCAAAGTTGTCGCGACAACACTCAAATTTACATTCGAATTTTTCCAACAACTCGTCGTCGAAAGGGTAGAGTGGGAGCTTGTTGGCGCAAAGCTCTACCACTTGTTTGACAAACGACAGATTCTTGTGGAACTCTAGACTCGGTAGCGCCTTTTTAGCCATATTGATACCCTCGCAAGTGTTCAGACTCTTGCCATGTCTCACAAACTGTACAGCAGAACTCATACTGTCGCAGATTCTTTTGGTCTCTTGGTACTTCGCAAGAGAGTCGTTGTCCAGACCCGCCTTAAAACTCTACAAACCCAAATCAGTCAAAACGGACATGCTGAGAGAAGACATTACTTGGACGTAGGTCAGGAGCGTGTCGTACAACTCTGGATAGAGCTTGGACAAGGTGACGTCGATCAAACCGTTGGCGA encodes:
- the LOC138125823 gene encoding retinol dehydrogenase 12-like, encoding MMVNWYAVGLAVAFIYILPKRLIARKIMNYYKYGALMVPPKTVIVILDDIGMNYEKARTHAKKGARIIIGGQNRDKMLTAKKELSRSTKNRDIVTIPVNRHDRTSMKTFAEYVMKSEVAIDAMINNRGSELTDLDIIFKTQELAKERFENHCLNFLHHLPEDL
- the ana3 gene encoding rotatin: MTEKFISSLHVQKLGHEIQEIRERALFNINSKLDHGFVYDNDLARSKEILTKLFEWFLFDPCTKQELVFSLIKRILESESGKALIGHHGTNTFKKELKQIRTYIEPKYYQQLEEISRILDDNAVVVPPLETDIPLSYRTGQSEFDGGRPVGTTATTIEGFIQQDASAHQQNIPHNTPTVDSPLSTYVISPLRWQFLIEADRHVLQSIENSLKNPPQPASLLHSADFFSNILLCDFPAEIFLQRPDIVLTFQDLICSCPSSRVTNSVLHCFSQLTKALQVRINYHNDPCLYTTKENGPSRANSRSSTPDSTSRKTASGQSDDESTRVENVDYLKTQQISFPRYCFSTFKCVFKYLCVKPESIKSSKRKRNQRGTNLALDLMDELLNLLALTLDPNLWTEQSTPLTQEIRKQMNDTLISYGTALEYFRVEATSEDRNVNHRVTQLCVLHNCANFLVKMVPLSQTGLIVPRNLKNALANGLIDVTLSKLYPELYDTLLTYVQSFKAGLDNDSLAKYQETKRICDSMSSAVQFVRHGKSLNTCEGINMAKKALPSLEFHKNLSFVKQVVELCANKLPLYPFDDELLEKFEFVILKLLSHNLDSVREETYRLCQKRVVAAIGPRLNASGAGVPGSQILFLCRCKILVEMACHGLTSDNSQIRNHSEDILIHIIKCKILVSDEIWNKIVEALIGALPILLCHSDKTSSLGRCLLNISDPDTAQSLHLPKIEVIKGNVHILFGYESATREEAFSRLCWLLASQTDSREMLPRLNNLHDKALPNACQIQRLLDVNKNRTTQHFYQPSSLQQVLDLLKSSNVEPVIRRSALTQISVMMEDPLLHATFLANDGLEVVSSVMESALVEKNFNDYPDSVIPAISILKSVCLFQASARQTLCNDEQVYYNVLRSVFMFFTEDKAKHDAVCLLFLLIFNDFINGTPSKANFSIPYLLTQKLQVPFSCNTHWEISEYYEGSLVELLTSDRCCLSSIQIQWNLEMFGGLDELLSWSEIDYSQNSIVDILKLRNYDLCSLKASSIDYYVRKYLTDVQNGTMHETVIDCINKLTTYLHLRNATCKQDGFLAHPWEATFSRFLKILPSSEEDAKLLSNVLKFLRHLVPFYKSSEGSFWLPQILKNPSNCLLDLITVEPSANEEFKALSQDLLNLVTLCASQEQHFLDYYICANPRVSQVEIPPWGNVIAIITDSLKFNDSTHFYNLAYLDSLLACLVHLTASLGWTGTKPEQPPKRILFQLVASLCEIVVVFHCGKGPTATVSLMGLSITRHVVLILNHLLAEMHNSKMKNWERCFVEVEEAEWLKSFLVLWSCRDVLVRAGALQLFAGLATSPLLAINIVNELKKERRGVWNLALGVLMDHDEASIVRENGAFLLANLMGHTVNQSSKSIIITSLVPDTMRKGKDEVSTVFDLLEEYQFYRNLVVVLSRLYTTNVADFDTKSATNLLEFNVQCYDDSSSSKTSSNNNNVSVVTPSLVKSIANLLLSLFNLNEDRLSYKLQDFGLVKVLFRCICNPSMSISDTKRLALYCEILEMDAAICTLLSQVAQVSLTCLGTLLHTKDCLTVAVSLLNSNIYHTNLPQLIYLRNRLWSEIFKLLSVLTLSENRSQSSDHSDEALKILTETIDEAGKRAFIGTLCEATKSLTFNDLQSSALVSLTSLLGVESQRVFEKAPSSRFSESSSLQNLLDTVRTSPKVLTDRIDSCREVEGGEVAGAEICKILLNLYELCNLKASKDLVKKKSTITATLTSVLCVSQEAKKHAFGAGLPTVIIKQLKDFHLKLSLESVDCLRRVLEKKRVCPVLKELSELVGLVTNFMVGDEAVKSRFAQLGLSDLVHKLWVWFALQNPHLVDVLKMLSTFTTDCPTACQSLPLTSSVAGSGPRKVPSKISLLHAVITIIDKEMDLVSKTHSLEVLELCFVILKNCCSVLECRILICKSNLLGSTARLHPAITKKQKPWDLVELIWLEFLQTFTTYPEGQSSVAKISDVLDLVMTLTSTSKGPNKTTALMVLRNIAFYQPNRSRLLTSGEFLNLLKNKLDSGNREEKATIVLMMWSLAANNQKAKIVFKAAKLDAQLQQVLKHYQISSELVPADDIETMKYVLGVIRDGDRDL